A segment of the Paramisgurnus dabryanus chromosome 5, PD_genome_1.1, whole genome shotgun sequence genome:
GTTAACCCTGACCCACACCCAGCAGAATTAATCCCCTCAGTGGCCAACAACGGTACCAGTACAGAACCCCTTTTGTCCAGTTGTCCCCCTCTATCCGTGAGCCTCCAGGGCCCTGATAGTTCCTTCTCACAACGCCCAGGCAACACCCACAGCCAGGCTGAAGAGACTCCCTTAACAGAGCCACAGCTTGCTGTGAGTACTGGCAGCCCCTATGTTATAAACTATATAACTGTCTCCTTCATACACACACAATCTTGCATGACCCCTCCTCTTTTCCCCCGAGTACGTACATTACATACTCTTCCAGAGGATTCTCTTAAATTACAAGGATGCTGCTATGCTAGTTACTCTTCATTGGGTTATTAACAGATACTTAAGAATTGAATTTGTTGCAGTCCTTTCAGGAAAGATAGATTTAAAGTTCCCATCATGTTGGATGTTTATAGTTGTGGATTGATTCCTCTTATCAAGAGTCCCAGATGTGTGTCAGTTTTCCATATGCAAACCCACAAACATGGAGCCGAACAAGAGCTGTATTGGCATACAGATGGTGATATGCACTGTATCGTTTTTAATATCTAGGTCTTCTAACTTTGGATTTTTCGATGTagattgttcacccaaaaataaaaatggtgTAATTTTCTCAACTTCAAGTTAATACAAACTTGAATAATTTTctttgaagatattttgagcaacgTTTGTAACAGTTTTGGTGCACCACTGACTATAGTATCTTTTCttcctactatgtaagtcaatgaTGCTCCAGCTTCCTGCttttttacaaatatcttcatttgtgtttagcagaaaaaataaatgcattcagATTTGGAACAAACTGAGGGgaagtaaataatttttttaatattttttgggtgaactatcactttaattcATGTTTGGGTAAAGCGTGGTGTATTTCCAGAGGAAACTCTCTCTCTTAACCatcaaattttttgttttatggaGTTTATTCTCTTGCCATAGTTTCCCAGCATGCTTACTGAGGTGCTTTGAAAGAATTTGAACTGTGAGAACCACTATACAAATAAAATTGACTGATAATAAAATGACTTTGGTTGTACCATACGGTTGGTCACATTACTGGAGAAATATTTCATTTCCTCTGGGTTTTTTCTTACTTCAGACATAGTGCATTAATACAGACTTGGGACAATTTCAGTACctgttaaatgtgtgtgtgtgtcagggtTGCCAGGTTTTCAAAGCAAAACTCGCCCAATTGCTactcaaaactagcccaaaagtaGTCCAATCGTGTTCCGGGTAGGGCTGTGATGTTTAATCGTGATTCATACTAATAATACCTGTCTGATACTGATTCTAAATTCCAAAGGCGAAAGAATGCTCGAGGAtgaaaacgtaaaaatattttatcagaTGTGCCTTTTGTTTACACGGCGACAGCGTTTTTGGGGCTTAAAAACGCTAAAAAGTGAAACCACCCTCcagagtggaaatcttaaaaGCGCTCTTCCGTCGCGTTCCCGTCTAAAAGGGTAAAAACGGAAAAGTCTGCTCATGGTGTCTTTCGTCACATACGCGTTTACGTCACAGGCATGCAAcagttcaggaaaataacaTCAAACATGTCAAACTTTTTTTGCGgcacatattgagtttctgcacgagagcgccctctggcttttggatgtggcggaaTTTCATCGTTATTAATTGAAAATCATAGCAAACAAAATTGCACGATTACTCGTCCCAGCCCTAGTTCCAGGGGGAACATTTTTGACACTGTTCATCTGCTAAAATTCACCTTCCAGGGGCTAAATATCACATTATTGGGGTCACTTTAACCCCTGGACACGAAATACAGAATTAAAGTAGCCCAATTCCACAGGAAAACCGTGGACTTGGCAAccctggtgtgtgtgtgtgtccatgtgactgcaaatttgaatacttttctcatagttttttttttggggggggggggggttaaaagtaatatttatataatatgtatatattgtaataatgtactttttttgttgttgttgtagggtGCAAAGGTGGTGGTATCAGCCAGGACATATGCAGACTTTACCCCTCAGGCCACCTTTGACATTAAGGTAAGTTTTATCATATCAGCAGTGCttaatttactttttatctGCTTTGTCATGTGTGTGCTTTTAAAGAATCAATATATATTCACAATATACTCTTTATGAGACAGTATATCTAAAATTAAAGTTATCGCAAGTGTGCATATCGCAACTATTTGCGATACTGTAGgtgaatattttattattatttcatttcaAAGTTACATATAGTTAAGGTTTTAAGTTGATGCAGATCGCAGAGACACTGGAACACAAATAGTTGTTCTCATTTGTGTTTGAGTACATGCACGTGCTCTGACATGTGGAAGATAATCAAcgatcagaaagaatgtgaatTATGTATGTTGGGTTATATAATTTCTTTTtgaagtatattttttatatagtttGAATAAGTTTTACAGATATAAAGCGTAAGCGTATCGTCTACCGAATATCAGGTATTTCGAAAGTTATCACACATCGCATTTTTCTACAACTTCATGCAGCCCTACCTTTAACAAAACATGGCTATATTGCAAAAAATTcaactatttattttttcttgtaGAAATGTGACTTGCACAAGCTGGAGGATGGCCCACCCGTACAGTCTGTGCTTACAAGAGAACAGGGGCTTCAGTACTACCGTACCATGCAGACCATGAGACGCATGGAGCTCAAAGCTGATCAGCTCTACAAGCAGAAGATCATTAGAGGATTCTGCCATCTTTATGATGGACAAGTGAGTGAAAATGCTtacaaataatattataaatcattttattgtaTAAATATACACGTTTTTTTAATATACAAGTCATTTGTAACTGgcataatgtaaaaaaaccGGCACACAGAAACTCAAGTCCATTATGTTCTTTAACAGGAAGCGTGTGCAGTGGGTATCGAGGCAGGTATTAATCTATCAGATCATCTCATCACAGCCTACCGTGCCCATGGGTACACCCTCACTAGGGGCGGCACTGTTCGGGAGATCATGGCTGAACTCACCGGTGAGCATAATATATAGTTTAATATGAACCGCTGTTTCCTTattctgatattgtattaatttCATTCCTCTCCTGTATCTCTACTTCTCCATCAGGTCGTAGAGGAGGTATAGCAAAAGGAAAGGGAGGGTCTATGCACATGTATACAAAACACTTTTATGGAGGAAATGGAATTGTGGGAGCTcaggtatttaaaattaaatcttaaaatatgcTGATGCGTAATAaccctaaaataaaaatcagATAGGGGTGCACCAGCTTTAGGATGACCACACATCTGTTGCACTGATATGGAAAGAATAGATACTAGATCTGGTGTGAGCAGCACTGATATCTGATACACTTACATTGCAGGTGCCTCTTGGAGCAGGTGTAGCTTTGGCCTGCAAATACCTGGGCACTGATGAGTTGTGTGTCTGCCTCTATGGTGATGGTGCTGCAAATCAGGTAAGTCCCACATTATTACCATGCACTTACAAATAAtcaaatgcatgcatgcatgtgtaaacaatcagtTTAGCTTCTGCATACAGTACAGTAGATCTACAGGCTCAATACTGCAGTGCACATTACAATAAGTTGATAATGATTTGTGCTGTTAGTTTTTTCGTATACCTGTGCATCGAGTTTTCTAATGACTTGCGTATGTTTCTGCAGGGTCAGATCTTTGAGACGTACAACATGGCGTCACTGTGGAAGCTGCCCTGCATCTTCATTTGCGAGAATAACAAGTATGGCATGGGTACATCGGTGGAAAGAGCAGCTGCAAGCACTGACTACTATAAGAGAGGCGATTTCATCCCTGGATTGAGGGTATGACACTTACCACACGGGACTAGCACTTTCAGTTCGACTTTGCATATGGCCTGTGTTGCATATAAAGTGCACAGAAATGATTCTGAAAATCTAAGTATTCAAAATATCTACGCTATTATAATATCAATTGTTCTTTGGTTTTAAAGGTCGATGGCATGGATGTCCTTTGTGTGAGGGAAGCCACAAAATTTGCTGCTGATCACTGCAGAGCAGGAAAGGTGAGCTCGGGTTAAAGTGATGCAAACTGA
Coding sequences within it:
- the pdha1a gene encoding pyruvate dehydrogenase E1 subunit alpha 1a isoform X2, whose translation is MRKMLTIISNVLRGSASKNGAKVVVSARTYADFTPQATFDIKKCDLHKLEDGPPVQSVLTREQGLQYYRTMQTMRRMELKADQLYKQKIIRGFCHLYDGQEACAVGIEAGINLSDHLITAYRAHGYTLTRGGTVREIMAELTGRRGGIAKGKGGSMHMYTKHFYGGNGIVGAQVPLGAGVALACKYLGTDELCVCLYGDGAANQGQIFETYNMASLWKLPCIFICENNKYGMGTSVERAAASTDYYKRGDFIPGLRVDGMDVLCVREATKFAADHCRAGKGPILMELQTYRYHGHSMSDPGISYRTREEIQEVRSKSDPISMLKDRMLNNNMASIEELKEIDVEVRKEIEDAAQFATTDPEPPLEDLCNHIFHNDPPQEVRGTHPWSKLKSVS
- the pdha1a gene encoding pyruvate dehydrogenase E1 subunit alpha 1a isoform X1, encoding MRKMLTIISNVLRGSASKNGAELISEGAKVVVSARTYADFTPQATFDIKKCDLHKLEDGPPVQSVLTREQGLQYYRTMQTMRRMELKADQLYKQKIIRGFCHLYDGQEACAVGIEAGINLSDHLITAYRAHGYTLTRGGTVREIMAELTGRRGGIAKGKGGSMHMYTKHFYGGNGIVGAQVPLGAGVALACKYLGTDELCVCLYGDGAANQGQIFETYNMASLWKLPCIFICENNKYGMGTSVERAAASTDYYKRGDFIPGLRVDGMDVLCVREATKFAADHCRAGKGPILMELQTYRYHGHSMSDPGISYRTREEIQEVRSKSDPISMLKDRMLNNNMASIEELKEIDVEVRKEIEDAAQFATTDPEPPLEDLCNHIFHNDPPQEVRGTHPWSKLKSVS